The following proteins come from a genomic window of Pangasianodon hypophthalmus isolate fPanHyp1 chromosome 24, fPanHyp1.pri, whole genome shotgun sequence:
- the mamdc2a gene encoding MAM domain-containing protein 2a isoform X1, with translation MYAMRLLHLSTLLVVVLVARAYQHLLPGSCSFESGTCGYTSEPGHATWTLNHEGTQGSCGLCIQSRGRFITADSTLMDEADKAILVSPELEIFDWSCLRLVYQIAGAGSLHVHLRLDGENFDHLLWTMDKPSDSWLIASVDLRNFSKAYQLLMDARPNKGTGNSIAIFEIHIIPGYCIDCNFEEDHLCGYRNQWNPNVNWLMGGSLTRDPQSNLPYENTMHSDRGRYLYVSSLYTKEFQEVAKLVSPMITVPMSGCLSFYYQRNQSRGNFFSVFTRDQLGHYEEIWRPDVYATSTWKLVQVDIKVHHPSEVVYEVAFNSPRGGYVAVDDIAFSPDFCHNVTQPTFDPSVANCDFEENLCRYYQEQFGGAVWNRVSVRPNVYRIGDHTNGEGWFLLANTRFKSRMGYVSRLHGPFLPGNHKYCLRFYYALHGLRKIENTLALYVYDEQNVAQAKIWTVSESSRDVWTEVDVTYQRPMPTKIVFVSICRSFWDCGLVALDDIKVTLGDCSITAGPLRPPPGHCYFETGDCGYTQEKKSKKAHWLRNRGPTPTSYTGPRGDHTLGVGYYMYIEASNMLPGHSARLVTSELRGSFRTQCVTFYYHMYGTGTGVLNVLLRQKGKVKETLLWSRQGEQSISWMKATVDYDCFTKHNIIFEAIRGPSLRSDIAIDDIVFQKGPCEDLGDSFSYSGFSEDFNEIEY, from the exons ATGTATGCCATGCGCCTTCTTCATCTCTCAACTCTGCTGG tggtgGTGCTGGTTGCCAGGGCGTACCAGCATTTGTTGCCTGGATCCTGCAGCTTCGAGAGTGGCACATGTGGGTACACTTCGGAACCGGGGCATGCTACCTGGACTTTGAACCATGAAG GTACTCAAGGTTCTTGTGGTCTGTGTATACAATCAAGAG GTCGCTTCATAACTGCAGACTCCACACTTATGGATGAGGCCGACAAGGCCATTTTGGTGAGCCCTGAACTTGAAATATTTGACTGGAGCTGCTTACGTCTGGTGTACCAAATTGCCGGGGCAGGCTCACTTCATGTTCACTTGCGTCTTGATGGAGAGAACTTCGACCACCTGCTATGGACGATGGACAAACCCTCGGACAGCTGGTTAATAGCCAGTGTAGACCTCCGCAACTTTTCCAAAGCCTACCAG CTTTTAATGGATGCCAGGCCCAACAAAGGGACAGGAAACAGCATTGCTATCTTTGAAATTCATATCATACCTGGTTACTGTATAG ACTGTAACTTTGAGGAAGATCATTTGTGTGGTTACCGAAACCAGTGGAACCCTAATGTGAACTGGTTAATGGGAGGAAGCCTCACTCGAGACCCTCAGTCCAACCTTCCATATGAAAACACCATGCACAGTGACAGAG GTCGCTACCTGTATGTCAGCTCACTTTACACCAAGGAGTTCCAAGAGGTGGCGAAACTCGTGTCTCCAATGATCACTGTTCCCATGTCTGGCTGCTTGTCCTTCTACTACCAGAGGAACCAATCCAGGGGCAACTTCTTCTCTGTGTTCACCAGAGACCAGCTGGGCCACTACGAAGAGATTTGGAGGCCGGATGTGTATGCAACGTCCACCTGGAAACTAGTGCAGGTGGACATTAAGGTGCACCATCCTTCAGAG GTGGTGTATGAGGTAGCGTTCAACAGTCCTAGGGGCGGCTATGTAGCTGTGGATGACATCGCCTTTTCTCCTGACTTCTGCCACAATGTAACAC AGCCCACCTTTGACCCCTCTGTGGCTAACTGTGATTTTGAGGAGAATCTGTGTCGGTACTATCAGGAGCAATTCGGAGGCGCCGTGTGGAACAGAGTGTCTGTGAGACCAAACGTTTACAGGATCGGAGACCACACTAATGGCGAGG GCTGGTTCCTCCTGGCCAACACTCGTTTCAAATCTCGCATGGGTTATGTGAGCCGCCTGCATGGGCCCTTTCTTCCAGGGAACCACAAATACTGTCTCAGGTTCTATTACGCCCTGCACGGCTTAAGGAAGATTGAAAACACCCTGGCCCTGTATGTCTATGATGAGCAGAATGTAGCTCAGGCTAAGATCTGGACAGTGTCTGAGAGCTCCAGAGATGTCTGGACGGAGGTGGACGTTACATATCAGAGGCCAATGCCAACTAAG ATTGTGTTCGTCAGTATCTGCAGAAGCTTCTGGGACTGTGGGCTTGTAGCTCTGGATGACATCAAGGTCACTCTTGGGGACTGTAGCATCACGGCAG GTCCTTTGCGACCACCACCAGGACACTGTTACTTTGAGACAGGAGACTGTGGATATactcaggaaaaaaagagtaaaaaagcaCACTGGTTACGGAACAGGGGACCGACACCCACATCCTACACAGGGCCCAGGGGGGACCATACCTTAGGGGTAG GGTACTACATGTATATTGAGGCATCCAACATGTTGCCAGGACACTCAGCACGGTTGGTGACCTCAGAGCTACGGGGTTCCTTCAGGACACAGTGCGTAACCTTCTACTACCACATGTATGGTACGGGAACAGGTGTCCTCAACGTCCTGCTGCGACAGAAGGGCAAAGTCAAAGAGACACTGCTGTGGAGCCGACAAGGAGAACAGAGTATCTCCTGGATGAAGGCTACTGTGGATTACGACTGCTTTACCAAGCACAAT
- the mamdc2a gene encoding MAM domain-containing protein 2a isoform X2, whose translation MYAMRLLHLSTLLVVVLVARAYQHLLPGSCSFESGTCGYTSEPGHATWTLNHEGRFITADSTLMDEADKAILVSPELEIFDWSCLRLVYQIAGAGSLHVHLRLDGENFDHLLWTMDKPSDSWLIASVDLRNFSKAYQLLMDARPNKGTGNSIAIFEIHIIPGYCIDCNFEEDHLCGYRNQWNPNVNWLMGGSLTRDPQSNLPYENTMHSDRGRYLYVSSLYTKEFQEVAKLVSPMITVPMSGCLSFYYQRNQSRGNFFSVFTRDQLGHYEEIWRPDVYATSTWKLVQVDIKVHHPSEVVYEVAFNSPRGGYVAVDDIAFSPDFCHNVTQPTFDPSVANCDFEENLCRYYQEQFGGAVWNRVSVRPNVYRIGDHTNGEGWFLLANTRFKSRMGYVSRLHGPFLPGNHKYCLRFYYALHGLRKIENTLALYVYDEQNVAQAKIWTVSESSRDVWTEVDVTYQRPMPTKIVFVSICRSFWDCGLVALDDIKVTLGDCSITAGPLRPPPGHCYFETGDCGYTQEKKSKKAHWLRNRGPTPTSYTGPRGDHTLGVGYYMYIEASNMLPGHSARLVTSELRGSFRTQCVTFYYHMYGTGTGVLNVLLRQKGKVKETLLWSRQGEQSISWMKATVDYDCFTKHNIIFEAIRGPSLRSDIAIDDIVFQKGPCEDLGDSFSYSGFSEDFNEIEY comes from the exons ATGTATGCCATGCGCCTTCTTCATCTCTCAACTCTGCTGG tggtgGTGCTGGTTGCCAGGGCGTACCAGCATTTGTTGCCTGGATCCTGCAGCTTCGAGAGTGGCACATGTGGGTACACTTCGGAACCGGGGCATGCTACCTGGACTTTGAACCATGAAG GTCGCTTCATAACTGCAGACTCCACACTTATGGATGAGGCCGACAAGGCCATTTTGGTGAGCCCTGAACTTGAAATATTTGACTGGAGCTGCTTACGTCTGGTGTACCAAATTGCCGGGGCAGGCTCACTTCATGTTCACTTGCGTCTTGATGGAGAGAACTTCGACCACCTGCTATGGACGATGGACAAACCCTCGGACAGCTGGTTAATAGCCAGTGTAGACCTCCGCAACTTTTCCAAAGCCTACCAG CTTTTAATGGATGCCAGGCCCAACAAAGGGACAGGAAACAGCATTGCTATCTTTGAAATTCATATCATACCTGGTTACTGTATAG ACTGTAACTTTGAGGAAGATCATTTGTGTGGTTACCGAAACCAGTGGAACCCTAATGTGAACTGGTTAATGGGAGGAAGCCTCACTCGAGACCCTCAGTCCAACCTTCCATATGAAAACACCATGCACAGTGACAGAG GTCGCTACCTGTATGTCAGCTCACTTTACACCAAGGAGTTCCAAGAGGTGGCGAAACTCGTGTCTCCAATGATCACTGTTCCCATGTCTGGCTGCTTGTCCTTCTACTACCAGAGGAACCAATCCAGGGGCAACTTCTTCTCTGTGTTCACCAGAGACCAGCTGGGCCACTACGAAGAGATTTGGAGGCCGGATGTGTATGCAACGTCCACCTGGAAACTAGTGCAGGTGGACATTAAGGTGCACCATCCTTCAGAG GTGGTGTATGAGGTAGCGTTCAACAGTCCTAGGGGCGGCTATGTAGCTGTGGATGACATCGCCTTTTCTCCTGACTTCTGCCACAATGTAACAC AGCCCACCTTTGACCCCTCTGTGGCTAACTGTGATTTTGAGGAGAATCTGTGTCGGTACTATCAGGAGCAATTCGGAGGCGCCGTGTGGAACAGAGTGTCTGTGAGACCAAACGTTTACAGGATCGGAGACCACACTAATGGCGAGG GCTGGTTCCTCCTGGCCAACACTCGTTTCAAATCTCGCATGGGTTATGTGAGCCGCCTGCATGGGCCCTTTCTTCCAGGGAACCACAAATACTGTCTCAGGTTCTATTACGCCCTGCACGGCTTAAGGAAGATTGAAAACACCCTGGCCCTGTATGTCTATGATGAGCAGAATGTAGCTCAGGCTAAGATCTGGACAGTGTCTGAGAGCTCCAGAGATGTCTGGACGGAGGTGGACGTTACATATCAGAGGCCAATGCCAACTAAG ATTGTGTTCGTCAGTATCTGCAGAAGCTTCTGGGACTGTGGGCTTGTAGCTCTGGATGACATCAAGGTCACTCTTGGGGACTGTAGCATCACGGCAG GTCCTTTGCGACCACCACCAGGACACTGTTACTTTGAGACAGGAGACTGTGGATATactcaggaaaaaaagagtaaaaaagcaCACTGGTTACGGAACAGGGGACCGACACCCACATCCTACACAGGGCCCAGGGGGGACCATACCTTAGGGGTAG GGTACTACATGTATATTGAGGCATCCAACATGTTGCCAGGACACTCAGCACGGTTGGTGACCTCAGAGCTACGGGGTTCCTTCAGGACACAGTGCGTAACCTTCTACTACCACATGTATGGTACGGGAACAGGTGTCCTCAACGTCCTGCTGCGACAGAAGGGCAAAGTCAAAGAGACACTGCTGTGGAGCCGACAAGGAGAACAGAGTATCTCCTGGATGAAGGCTACTGTGGATTACGACTGCTTTACCAAGCACAAT
- the mamdc2a gene encoding MAM domain-containing protein 2a isoform X3, which yields MASGMNNFHQTSRGRFITADSTLMDEADKAILVSPELEIFDWSCLRLVYQIAGAGSLHVHLRLDGENFDHLLWTMDKPSDSWLIASVDLRNFSKAYQLLMDARPNKGTGNSIAIFEIHIIPGYCIDCNFEEDHLCGYRNQWNPNVNWLMGGSLTRDPQSNLPYENTMHSDRGRYLYVSSLYTKEFQEVAKLVSPMITVPMSGCLSFYYQRNQSRGNFFSVFTRDQLGHYEEIWRPDVYATSTWKLVQVDIKVHHPSEVVYEVAFNSPRGGYVAVDDIAFSPDFCHNVTQPTFDPSVANCDFEENLCRYYQEQFGGAVWNRVSVRPNVYRIGDHTNGEGWFLLANTRFKSRMGYVSRLHGPFLPGNHKYCLRFYYALHGLRKIENTLALYVYDEQNVAQAKIWTVSESSRDVWTEVDVTYQRPMPTKIVFVSICRSFWDCGLVALDDIKVTLGDCSITAGPLRPPPGHCYFETGDCGYTQEKKSKKAHWLRNRGPTPTSYTGPRGDHTLGVGYYMYIEASNMLPGHSARLVTSELRGSFRTQCVTFYYHMYGTGTGVLNVLLRQKGKVKETLLWSRQGEQSISWMKATVDYDCFTKHNIIFEAIRGPSLRSDIAIDDIVFQKGPCEDLGDSFSYSGFSEDFNEIEY from the exons ATGGCATCTGGAATGAATAACTTTCACCAGACATCTAGAG GTCGCTTCATAACTGCAGACTCCACACTTATGGATGAGGCCGACAAGGCCATTTTGGTGAGCCCTGAACTTGAAATATTTGACTGGAGCTGCTTACGTCTGGTGTACCAAATTGCCGGGGCAGGCTCACTTCATGTTCACTTGCGTCTTGATGGAGAGAACTTCGACCACCTGCTATGGACGATGGACAAACCCTCGGACAGCTGGTTAATAGCCAGTGTAGACCTCCGCAACTTTTCCAAAGCCTACCAG CTTTTAATGGATGCCAGGCCCAACAAAGGGACAGGAAACAGCATTGCTATCTTTGAAATTCATATCATACCTGGTTACTGTATAG ACTGTAACTTTGAGGAAGATCATTTGTGTGGTTACCGAAACCAGTGGAACCCTAATGTGAACTGGTTAATGGGAGGAAGCCTCACTCGAGACCCTCAGTCCAACCTTCCATATGAAAACACCATGCACAGTGACAGAG GTCGCTACCTGTATGTCAGCTCACTTTACACCAAGGAGTTCCAAGAGGTGGCGAAACTCGTGTCTCCAATGATCACTGTTCCCATGTCTGGCTGCTTGTCCTTCTACTACCAGAGGAACCAATCCAGGGGCAACTTCTTCTCTGTGTTCACCAGAGACCAGCTGGGCCACTACGAAGAGATTTGGAGGCCGGATGTGTATGCAACGTCCACCTGGAAACTAGTGCAGGTGGACATTAAGGTGCACCATCCTTCAGAG GTGGTGTATGAGGTAGCGTTCAACAGTCCTAGGGGCGGCTATGTAGCTGTGGATGACATCGCCTTTTCTCCTGACTTCTGCCACAATGTAACAC AGCCCACCTTTGACCCCTCTGTGGCTAACTGTGATTTTGAGGAGAATCTGTGTCGGTACTATCAGGAGCAATTCGGAGGCGCCGTGTGGAACAGAGTGTCTGTGAGACCAAACGTTTACAGGATCGGAGACCACACTAATGGCGAGG GCTGGTTCCTCCTGGCCAACACTCGTTTCAAATCTCGCATGGGTTATGTGAGCCGCCTGCATGGGCCCTTTCTTCCAGGGAACCACAAATACTGTCTCAGGTTCTATTACGCCCTGCACGGCTTAAGGAAGATTGAAAACACCCTGGCCCTGTATGTCTATGATGAGCAGAATGTAGCTCAGGCTAAGATCTGGACAGTGTCTGAGAGCTCCAGAGATGTCTGGACGGAGGTGGACGTTACATATCAGAGGCCAATGCCAACTAAG ATTGTGTTCGTCAGTATCTGCAGAAGCTTCTGGGACTGTGGGCTTGTAGCTCTGGATGACATCAAGGTCACTCTTGGGGACTGTAGCATCACGGCAG GTCCTTTGCGACCACCACCAGGACACTGTTACTTTGAGACAGGAGACTGTGGATATactcaggaaaaaaagagtaaaaaagcaCACTGGTTACGGAACAGGGGACCGACACCCACATCCTACACAGGGCCCAGGGGGGACCATACCTTAGGGGTAG GGTACTACATGTATATTGAGGCATCCAACATGTTGCCAGGACACTCAGCACGGTTGGTGACCTCAGAGCTACGGGGTTCCTTCAGGACACAGTGCGTAACCTTCTACTACCACATGTATGGTACGGGAACAGGTGTCCTCAACGTCCTGCTGCGACAGAAGGGCAAAGTCAAAGAGACACTGCTGTGGAGCCGACAAGGAGAACAGAGTATCTCCTGGATGAAGGCTACTGTGGATTACGACTGCTTTACCAAGCACAAT
- the mamdc2a gene encoding MAM domain-containing protein 2a isoform X4: protein MYAMRLLHLSTLLVVVLVARAYQHLLPGSCSFESGTCGYTSEPGHATWTLNHEGTQGSCGLCIQSRGRFITADSTLMDEADKAILVSPELEIFDWSCLRLVYQIAGAGSLHVHLRLDGENFDHLLWTMDKPSDSWLIASVDLRNFSKAYQLLMDARPNKGTGNSIAIFEIHIIPGYCIDCNFEEDHLCGYRNQWNPNVNWLMGGSLTRDPQSNLPYENTMHSDRGRYLYVSSLYTKEFQEVAKLVSPMITVPMSGCLSFYYQRNQSRGNFFSVFTRDQLGHYEEIWRPDVYATSTWKLVQVDIKVHHPSEVVYEVAFNSPRGGYVAVDDIAFSPDFCHNVTQPTFDPSVANCDFEENLCRYYQEQFGGAVWNRVSVRPNVYRIGDHTNGEGWFLLANTRFKSRMGYVSRLHGPFLPGNHKYCLRFYYALHGLRKIENTLALYVYDEQNVAQAKIWTVSESSRDVWTEVDVTYQRPMPTKIVFVSICRSFWDCGLVALDDIKVTLGDCSITAGPLRPPPGHCYFETGDCGYTQEKKSKKAHWLRNRGPTPTSYTGPRGDHTLGGTTCILRHPTCCQDTQHGW, encoded by the exons ATGTATGCCATGCGCCTTCTTCATCTCTCAACTCTGCTGG tggtgGTGCTGGTTGCCAGGGCGTACCAGCATTTGTTGCCTGGATCCTGCAGCTTCGAGAGTGGCACATGTGGGTACACTTCGGAACCGGGGCATGCTACCTGGACTTTGAACCATGAAG GTACTCAAGGTTCTTGTGGTCTGTGTATACAATCAAGAG GTCGCTTCATAACTGCAGACTCCACACTTATGGATGAGGCCGACAAGGCCATTTTGGTGAGCCCTGAACTTGAAATATTTGACTGGAGCTGCTTACGTCTGGTGTACCAAATTGCCGGGGCAGGCTCACTTCATGTTCACTTGCGTCTTGATGGAGAGAACTTCGACCACCTGCTATGGACGATGGACAAACCCTCGGACAGCTGGTTAATAGCCAGTGTAGACCTCCGCAACTTTTCCAAAGCCTACCAG CTTTTAATGGATGCCAGGCCCAACAAAGGGACAGGAAACAGCATTGCTATCTTTGAAATTCATATCATACCTGGTTACTGTATAG ACTGTAACTTTGAGGAAGATCATTTGTGTGGTTACCGAAACCAGTGGAACCCTAATGTGAACTGGTTAATGGGAGGAAGCCTCACTCGAGACCCTCAGTCCAACCTTCCATATGAAAACACCATGCACAGTGACAGAG GTCGCTACCTGTATGTCAGCTCACTTTACACCAAGGAGTTCCAAGAGGTGGCGAAACTCGTGTCTCCAATGATCACTGTTCCCATGTCTGGCTGCTTGTCCTTCTACTACCAGAGGAACCAATCCAGGGGCAACTTCTTCTCTGTGTTCACCAGAGACCAGCTGGGCCACTACGAAGAGATTTGGAGGCCGGATGTGTATGCAACGTCCACCTGGAAACTAGTGCAGGTGGACATTAAGGTGCACCATCCTTCAGAG GTGGTGTATGAGGTAGCGTTCAACAGTCCTAGGGGCGGCTATGTAGCTGTGGATGACATCGCCTTTTCTCCTGACTTCTGCCACAATGTAACAC AGCCCACCTTTGACCCCTCTGTGGCTAACTGTGATTTTGAGGAGAATCTGTGTCGGTACTATCAGGAGCAATTCGGAGGCGCCGTGTGGAACAGAGTGTCTGTGAGACCAAACGTTTACAGGATCGGAGACCACACTAATGGCGAGG GCTGGTTCCTCCTGGCCAACACTCGTTTCAAATCTCGCATGGGTTATGTGAGCCGCCTGCATGGGCCCTTTCTTCCAGGGAACCACAAATACTGTCTCAGGTTCTATTACGCCCTGCACGGCTTAAGGAAGATTGAAAACACCCTGGCCCTGTATGTCTATGATGAGCAGAATGTAGCTCAGGCTAAGATCTGGACAGTGTCTGAGAGCTCCAGAGATGTCTGGACGGAGGTGGACGTTACATATCAGAGGCCAATGCCAACTAAG ATTGTGTTCGTCAGTATCTGCAGAAGCTTCTGGGACTGTGGGCTTGTAGCTCTGGATGACATCAAGGTCACTCTTGGGGACTGTAGCATCACGGCAG GTCCTTTGCGACCACCACCAGGACACTGTTACTTTGAGACAGGAGACTGTGGATATactcaggaaaaaaagagtaaaaaagcaCACTGGTTACGGAACAGGGGACCGACACCCACATCCTACACAGGGCCCAGGGGGGACCATACCTTAGGG GGTACTACATGTATATTGAGGCATCCAACATGTTGCCAGGACACTCAGCACGGTTGGTGA